GAAAGACCGGCTCATGGAGGATAACCGCATCCTGAAGGAGCGGCTGAGCAATTGGAGCACGACGAACATCGTGGGCGCCCACGCCGGGATGCAGCATGTGGTCCGGCGCATCAAGCAGGTGGGCAACACCAACGCTCCGGTGCTGATCCTCGGCGAAACCGGCACCGGTAAGGATGTGGTGGCTTCCGCGTTGCAAGAACAATCCTCGCGCCGCGACAGGGCGTTTGTCCGGCTCAACTGCGGCGCCATTCCGGAGAGCCTCCTGGACACCGAACTGTTCGGGCATGAAAAAGGGGCTTTCACCGGGGCTCACATCACGCATATCGGCCGCATAGAGCGCGCGGACGGCGGCACGCTGTTTCTCGACGAAGTCGGCGAGCTGTCACAGAGCGCACAGGCGAAACTGCTGCGGGTACTGCAGAATGGCGAGATCGAACGTATCGGCGGCTCATCGACCCGCCATGTAGACGTTCGCGTCATTGCGGCCACACATTGCGACCTGGAAGCCATGGTCGCCGATGGCCGGTTTCGGGCGGACCTCTATTACCGGTTGAGCGTGTTTCCGATCATCATTCCCCCGTTGCGCGAGCGGCTAAGCGACATTCAATTGCTGACCGACAGCCTCATCAAAAAATGCTCAACGAACATGAACATCGCCCCGCCGACGCTCGCCCCCGGGGCAATCAATGTTTTGCTCGGGTACAACTGGCCCGGCAACGTCCGCGAACTCGCCAACGTGATCGAACGGGCCATGATCAACAACCCCGAAGGGCCGCTGACCTTTCCGGAACTCAATTTCGGGGTCCAGACCAACTCCGATCGCACTGCGCCGTTGCCGATTTTGGACGAACTCGTCCCGCTGGATGAGATCAACCGGAAATACATCAACTATGTTCTGGAGAACGTGGACGGCAAGATTCACGGCCCGGGCGGCGCCGCCGAAATTCTGGAGATCAACCCGCACACGCTACGCAGCCGCATGGACAAACTCGGCATTTCATATCGCAAACAGGCCAACTCGAAGAGTGGCACGCGCTAAGACGGCGAAAAGGCCTCTTCTCTCTATGCCGCAAGCCGAACGCTTCAACTGCGCATTGACTTGAAACAATCCCGTGGGCCCGAGCCGAAACCCACCATCTCCCTCCCGCACCCAAGGTTTCCCCCGCGCCGCAGGGAAAAGGCCACCCAGGTTTTCTCAACCCGGGTGGCCGATTCCCGCAAGTTATATGTCAGCCTACAGCTTACAGCTTCCGCCAACTAGACACTCTCTCCACCCATCAAACACCGCGCATAGCACCCGCCATGCCAAACCAAAAATCGGCCACGCAAATTTTCTCAATTTACGTGGCCGATTTTCTCAGATTGGACGTCAGCTTACAATGAGGACAAGCAGTTACCGAAAGCAAGAAAGGTATCGGATAACACCCCACAACAAAAAAGAGGTCATCCAAAACACTGGATAACCTCTTTAAATTCTTGGTGGAGCTGGAGGGAATCAAACCCACGAGCTCTTGAATGCCATGCAAGCGTTCTCCCAACCGAGCTACCGCCCCGCAGCGCCGGGGAAAGATTAAGTGGCTGATCGACCAGAAAATTACCAAACGAGAATAGATAATTATCCCACTCCCAAAACTCAGCGTTGCCTTGGGTATATCCCGGCAGACGGAACAATCCGGAGGCAATTGACAGTAATATCTCCAAAGTGTACTACTCTTCTAGAACACCAGTACACAACACAGAAAAGCAACATGCTAAGCCCGCCGAAGAAAAACAAATATATAGAAATTGCGGAACAATTCATTGAACAAGTTGTCGAAGGAAGCTTATCGCCCGGGGACAAGATAGCTTCAGTACGGGAGACGGCAATCCGCATGGGGGTCACGCCAAACACGGCGGCAAATGCCCATGCCCATTTGCGGAACTTGGGGATCATCAGACCTCTGCACGGGAAAGGAAGTGTAGTCACCGACGATGCCCCGAGCATCTGTCGCGCATATATTGAAACGTTATTCACCGAACATGAAATCCCTATCATCCGGCAGCGGGCATCCCTACTCGGCCTGTCAGAGCAACAAATTCTGGAACTCTTGAAAAGCGATGAAGCGCATAAGGAGAAAAGCTAATGAGATTATCATACTTTTGCGGTCTAGGGCTTATTCTGCTTTTAGCCATTGGCACCGGGTGGCTTTCGGGAGGCGGGCCGTTTTTTCTCGATATCCCGAGCTCGCTGGTAGTGGCCGGAACATGCCTTGGGGCGTTGATCTGTAATTTCGGGTTTCGCGGGAGCATAAGCGCCATCGCTTCCCTGATTCTCATTGACAAAATGCACGCTGCCGGCTTTCGGAAATCTGCCGCAAAAACCGTCATGCTCTCAGCTCTCTTCAGCGGCTTGTTTTATTTAATCCTGGGAGTCATTTCCGCTCTAGGCGACGTCTCCGACCTCTCACACCTCGGCCGGTCCCTGGCCACTGGCTTCATAAGCATGCTGTACGGCAGTTTCCTGGCACTCCTTGTCGTTCCCGCATATGTTTCTGAAGAATAACTCAATTCACATTTTCCTGATGCATCTGCATATTGGTAAAGTCCCCCATCATAGGGTCAGCTAGTAGTAGAGGCTTCCCGCCAATTTTGAGATGCCCCCGATTTAGGTCCGGGCTTGTGTGAGTTCCCGGCGTCTTTCCAGCCCATCCATTCCGGACAATTGCCCGGAATGGATGGCGAACTCCATGGGCGTCAGGTTGTCCTGGGACGAGTGAGGGCGACTCTCATTGTAGTCCTGTCGCCAGTTCATCGGAGTGGAACGCCCTCAAACCTACTTTGAAACGGCTTGCGACCGCCTTAAGGGCCTAGCCAACTGGACGATCTCCCCCACCGCATTCTGAAAGCGTCAATCTTGTCTGCATCGACTCCCGTGTAGGGCAAGAACGACTCCGACGGCGAGGCAAGCTCCTCCGGCAATGAACATGGCCCAATTGAAACCATATGCTGTGGCAGTGTGATAAATATCAATCTCGTGCTGTCCAATTGGTTGCCTTCCCATCATGAGTGAGTGAGCCCTCGAGACAGCGTCTTCCACACCTGCTACAGACAATTTTTCCCTAGCGGAAAAAAGAGACGTGATATTCATTATAGAGCCCAGAATTGCAATGCCGAATGCCATCCCTGCCTGCCTGAGCGCGTTCATGACAGATGATGCGATCGAAAGATTCCCGCTATCCGCATGATTCAGCACACTGACACTGGTCGCCGGAACAGCAAGCCCACTTCCAACTCCGAGTAAGCAGAGGCAAAGTCCGGTATACCAATATGGCGTTGTCGCAATTGAGAACCCGAGCGCACTCATGGCAATCCCGATCAGAAGATAGCTTGCCACCAAAAGCTTCTGGCCCGAGAACCGTGCGCTCAGCCTCCCGAACGAGAACGACGCTATGGCGGTGAACGCAAAAGCCGGCACCATCCGGCTACCGGCTTGCGTCGCGGTCAATCCTTGAGCCTCTTGAAAGAAAAGAGACAAGAAAAACAGGCTGCTATAGTATGAAAATCCCAAGAAAAAAGACGCGATGTTCGACAAAGAAAATGCCGAAGACTTGAAAAGTGAAAAAGGGACCAGAGGTTGAACAGCCCTTTTTTCAACGAAAAAGAACACCGGCAACAAGACGAGGGAGATTGAAAAAGTGGCCAAAACCAACGGCGACAAGCCACCGCCTGCGCCACCGGCTTCGATCAGAGCGTAAACCATGCCGCCAATGAACAAAACGCTTAATACTTGCCCGGCGATATCAAGGGGGAGACGCTCTTCCGCGACAAATTCGCGTATTCCCCAGGCACCAAGAAACAGAGTAATGGCCCCAATCGGGATATTGAGAATAAAGATTCCCTCCCACCCGACAGTATCAACCAGGAGGCCACCAAGCCCAGGTCCGCAGATCAAGGCGATTGCCGTGCATGCGGACCAGCCTCCGACAATGCGCGATCTCGCCCGCTCATCTTTGATGGACTGAAAAATAATGGAAAGCGCACCTGGAATGATCAAAGCCGCAAAGCCCCCCTGGAAACCTCGTCCAAGGAGTAACAGATGGAGACTGTCAGCCACCGAGCATGCAAATGAAGAAAAAACAAAACCCGCTATGCCTAGCATCCAAACCCGCTTCATGCCGAACCTGCAACTTAATCCGCCAGCGGCAAGCAAAAAAGCGGCAAGACAAACTGCGTAGGCATCAATAATCCATTGCATCCCCCCCATGGATACGTTGAGACTTTGCTGGATGGCGGGAAGGGCAACGTTTACGATACTGATGTCCAAAGTCGCCATAAATGTTCCGAGATAGGCAGCCGAGACGAGTGCTAGCATTTTTTTATTCATCTAATACCCCAAATTGAATTGGCTTTAAGGTTGGTTTATTTGAGCAGGGCATAACAAACCGACGGTCGGTCTGTAAACATGTTTGACTTTGATTTCCCGGCTTGGTTGTGAGAATTAGACCTTAATCGATACGGGGGATATTCAGCATGAGCCAGAAAGACGGTGGGCGTACAACGCCCAAGCAGATGGATGGGCTGCCAAAAGTCAGGGAAACACGCCGCATGTTCCTGCTCGACACGGCTGAGGCAGTCTTCTTGAAAAAGGGATACGAAGCTGCAACGGTAAACGATATCCTTGAGGCGGCAAAGCTCTCAAAGGGAGGGTTTTACCATTATTTCAAGTCCAAAGATGAAGTTCTCGACGCGCTCAAGAGTCGCTACACTCGATATTTCCTGGATACTGTCGAAGCAAAAGTCAAAGCCTTTCCCGCCAACCTGGCAGACAAAAGGTTTCATGCCTGGATTCACGCCTATGCGGAGGCATATCTCGCAACAGTCGCTTTACATAATTTGGTCTACCACTCGGTGCATGCCCAAAAGACCAATGAAGACCGCGTTGCAATCACCCGACAGATTGAGCAGTTGTTGGAGGAAGGGGTTGCGCAGGGGGCATGGACGCTTTCTTTCCCCCACCTGACCGCCACAATAATCTACTCGGCAATACACGGCGTTATGGATGACGCCATTGCAAGGGATCTCAAAAATGCAACTGTACTGATTGAACAAACAAGCGACTCGTTACGCCGCTTACTTCTGTAGGCTATACGCGCCAGCTCTGCCCGGCAGCAACCGGCTGAAAACATGTGTTAAGACCTGACAAACTTTACCCAGGAGGAGCGTTGGTTGTTAGAACAGATGTAGCGGTGAGTTGGCCTGGAATCTGGAAGCTCTCATCCTCCATCCAACCAATGGCATCTGAATATTCTTTAGTACATTCCACCCCAACAGGCTTAAAAGACAAAATCTTCTAAGCCAATAATATTCGTGGTGGAGCTGAAGGGAATCAAACCCACGAGCTCTTGAATGCCATTCAAGGTCATCATTTGTAGTTGTTTGGAATACTTATCGTTTTTAGCGAGGAATATACACCGAGGGTATATTTGCGGGCAAAAGGTATATTATTTGTATATTCCTGGGAGGTATAGAAGTAGTATATCCAGCCTCCCAGTTGCCCTACTCTACAGGGCCATCTTGTTCTCGGACCGGAGACAATCGGATATCCAGACCTTGACCAAAGCCTGTCTGGAAATACCGAGTCTTCGGGCCTTCTCGTCCATTTCCTTGACCATCCACACCGGGAAATCCACGTTCACTCGCTTGATCTCACGGTCAAAGGTATCGGATTCGGCACTTCTGTCGAAGCTGTCCTTGGACTTCATAACCCACCTCGCTAGTTTTCATAGAACGGACGGACATAGGCCAACAATGTCCTCACCGGAATTCCCATGACGGTATCCTTTGGTTTGGACGATGGCCAGGAGTTTGTCCTTATACGCTAGTATTCTTGATGAAATGGTATACATTTTATATCAGAAGTACACTGTTTTGAATTAAGCAACGAAAAGGGTGAGGTTGCGGCCTCACCCTCTCGATTATCTACTGACAAAGATTTTCTAAGTCTTTGGGATGCTCCCGGTAATGTGGCAAATCCCTCTGGAACTTCTTCTTGAGTTCTGAGCATGAGTACTTCTGATAGACACCGTAGAATCTTGTGTACATTCCGCAGCCGCCCAATTGAGCATCAGCATACTCCACAACCAATTCGTCATCCCCGAAGTCTATGTAGACATACAAATCCTTCGGATAGTCTGAACTCGTTATTTTTGCCTCAACACGCCCTTCTTCAATTGTACCTTTAGCAAGTATCTCACAATCCGATGGGGCAAACACGTCTTCACGCTTGCCTGCGTGACCGCCTATGAGACGAATGGTTGCAATCCCATCTTTCTCGTCTATGTAAACCAGTGAATGTGCACCACTGCTATCATGCACATTTAAGTATACCCCCGAAAAGGATTCTGCCGCAGCGATACTTACGAGAAAGCAGGAAAAAACAAAGGCTAAAACAACTCTGTATATCACTCTATTCATCACTTTTTCCACGTTCATTTTTCAACGCATTCAGGGCATCTCGCTTTTCACGATCAAATCTATTTTTGAGAACCCGTTGTTTTTCTTCAGAATAACTTTCGAATCGTGTTTTCCTTTCTTCATAAATGGCATCAATCAAGTCGGCCTCGAACTCTCCACTTGTAGGATCGAAGCGATTCTCCTTTTTGAGATTTTCAACTGCCTTTTTCACAACATCTGTATTAGGTCCATGCTGAACGCCCGTTGACCAAAACACTTGCTGCAACGTCTTTGATTGCTTGTCAGCATCAAGCCCATATTCCTTAACACTCTTTGCAACAGGTACGTAATGAGTGTCATAGATAAACTTATCTTGCAACTTCTCAAACTCTTCCGGATGATCATCGGCCAATTTTTCCCACTGCTTATCAAACTCCTTTGATCCTGCGGTGAGTCCTTTAAACTCGTCTTTCCAAGGAAACCCTTCACTGGTCACAAACTCTTGGGCTGTACCGCCAGCTTTACCATTATGTACGCTCGTCATTTGGTACTTTCCATAAGACTTGCCACCCAAATCTTCTTCACCGGAAGAAATGGCATGTGATCCGTCTTTGCCCGATTCATACTTTCCTGACAGATCACCAAGTCCTTCGGGAACATTTGAATCTGAATTCTGTTGCTTATGGGCATCTTGTTGCTCCTGCCTCCTCACTTTTTCACGGTTCTGAAGCTCGGCATTTTCAGGCTCATCCTTCCCACCGGCATCACTTACAGTACCAGTATCGTTCGCAGCAAGCATCTCGGCATCTTCCATCCTGAAGCCTGGCTTGGCACCCGCCATATTCTCACCCTCAGACGCTCGTGCTTTTTCTACGTCAACACCGGCATATCCCAGGTACTTATCGTACATGGCGTCGGCGTCCTTCTCATCAAACTTGGCCTCGGACAGTACGTACTTGTTGATGAGATCGAAAGCGGCATCGTCGTGAGCCTGGACTCCTTTGTCATCGTTGGCTCCAAGCGCTCCTTTGGCGAGACGCTGCAAGCCCTTGTCGAGAGCATTCCGGGAGCGCTCGTTAAGCTTGTCCAGGGCGAATTGATGGCCCTGTTGCAGGAAGCCTTTTTTGATGTCAGGCAGCGATTTCGAGAGAGCCTCGTGCCGCTTGCCGCCCTTGGGGACAGCGGAGAGAACGGAATGTTCATAGTCATCGAACTGCTTCTTGAGGTTGGTAGCATCTTTGGACGGCTGATTGCCGGTGACATTCTTCTGCCAGTCACCCAGCCCCTTTCTGAAGAAGTCATGAGCCTCATTCTCCTTCTCAACAATAGTGTTGAGCCGATCCAGGTCATGGTAGGCGTCGCGCTTCTGCTGCCGCTGCTGTTGCTGCTGGTTATGATTCTTGAAGCCGATGCCCATTTCCAAGGCAGTCTTGCGCTGGCCGGGGGGGCGTTGTCGAGCATCTTCTTCTGCTCATCGGGGTTCATGGTGAGAAGTGATTTTCCAAAATCAAACATAGTTCAGTTCCTCCTATCAGGATGTAGTTTTTTCAAAGACCAGACATCCTAACCCCGGTTTTCGCCCCAGGATGAAAACGGGTAAAATGGATACTAAAAGGACAAAAAAAGCATAAGAAAGCAACTTGACAGGGTTCTGATGAAGAGGCTTAAAAAAAAGTTGGCGGAAGAGGTTGGCCCTCAAGGTCCACCCGTACCCCAAGCCGGAGGCAATTTAACCACTTGTTAAACCCCAAACAAAACACCCCCGGACAACCGTCCGGGGGTGTTAAAACCAAATGCGGCAAGTGCCAAAACATTTCGCCGCGCTACACCACCCGATATCATTTGTATATTCTTTTGTATATTCCACGAAAAAAGGCTTAGAAGGAAAACCTTCTAAGCCTTCAAATTCATTGGTGGAGCTGGAGGGAATCGAACCCACGACCTCTTGAATGCCATTCTTGGGGACATTCAACTTACAATAGAACGTAACATAACAATTAAACAGGACTTATTCGCCGCCAAGCCTTTTCGGAACACACTGTAGCATGGTGTGCGGAAAGCGCGGAATGTCGTCGTTTTTGCTTGGCGTCGAGAGTTGAGCGGACACATAGCGGACACGAAAGTCTCGGATCCTCGACGCGAATGTGTAGAGAAAATTTCGGCGTGAAAGGCCGTAAACAATCAATCAGAAGGTCGCTTACCTTCGTTATTTCNGCTTGGCGTCGAGAGTTGAGCGGACACATAGCGGACACGAAAGTCTCGGATCCTCGACGCGAATGTGTAGAGAAAATTTCGGCGTGAAAGGCCGTAAACAATCAATCAGAAGGTCGCTTACCTTCGTTATTTCAGTGGCTTGAAAATGCCATATTCGCCATAAAAACTATAGTTGCCGCTGCAAATGACACTTGGGTGACACGTGATGTTTTCGAGAGGAAAGTGATCATGACAACCCACTACCTCTTGAATGCTATATCTGAGATACGCTGTGGCATGATGTGCGGAAGGCCTTGAATGTCGTTGCTTTTGCTAGATCAAGGATAAGGCGGGCACATCTCAGGACGGAAATGGGGTCCCCAACCGCGAATGAGGTCGGTCCCGCCAATGTTTTCCGCCCGACAAGCATGGCCTGCCGGGCGGATGATGCTTTGTTTGTTTCCGACTTATGACCTCAGCTTTCGGGTCATGTCATCAACGACCTGCCGCACTTCCTTCTTGTGGATGTCCGTTTCGAACCGCAGCGTCTCCACGTACTTGCTCTGCGTCTTGACGAGGCTGCCCTCGTGCACGGAGATGTCCCGACTTTCGTTGGTCAGGAATTTCTGTTCATACACGACCTGTCCCTGCCGCAGGTCCCTGACCGTCACGTTCCGGAACCAGGAATAGGTATGGGTGTCCGTGTCCGAGGCGACCAGCGCGTCCAGCCCGAGGGTCAGGAATCCCCGCAGCGCTTCCGATCCGTGGTGCCCGTCGATTTCCAGAATGGACTTCTGGCCGGGCATAACCTTCCGGTCGGACGCGAGGACGAAGTAGTCGTATCCATCCTCGGCCAGCTTTCGCTCGATGACCTTCAACAGGCGTGCGGCCTCGGCCTCCCTCTGCTCCCTGCTCTTCGTCCCGTTGAATGCCTCGGGGTTGATGAGTACGAGATTCGGAACAGCCCCGCCCTTTTCCAGGGCGGCCGCCAGCATGTATTGGAACTGGTTTTCGGTCTGCATCGAGGACAGCACGGCCTGCCCCGCCGTGCTCTCGTTGAGCTTCGAGCCGTTGTTCGCGGTCCTTTCCAGGATGTCCTTGTATCCTGTGGCGACATAGGGGTGCTGGGCAAGCGGCTCTTTGGGATAGTCCGGCGCCCAGCGGGCGAATACGGCAACCTTCTTTCCCTTGAAGCAGGAAATGTCGCCGGACACGCCCGCGTCGGCGGAGAAGGTCTCGGCGGTGTTCTTCATGGCGCAGCCGGAGGCGGCCAGGGACAGGATCAGCCAGAAAAGAATGATAAACGTGGTTCGCATTTCAGACTCCTTGTGTTGTGCTTTCTCAGGCCCCTTCCGGGCCTCTGCACAAGGAGTCGGACACGCGCGGAAAAAGTGACGCGCCTATGGCATTCCCTGCGTGCGGCGAAGCTGGTTCAAATCGATCGCGCGGCTTCTCCCCTTCAGTATCCGTTCGGACTTGCTGTACAAATCCGGATAAAGAGGTGTCAGGCCATAGAGAAAATATTGCGAATACACATGGCCAAGCAGCCCATTGGCGTTTTGCGAAACCGGCGGTCCGGCGTGGGTCAGCCAGGCCAGCCATTGCTCCGCCGCGTGGAAGTGGACCTGCACCTCCTCCCTGTTCCCCTTGCCGCCGTCCAGGATCCGTTGCCCCTGGTTGATCTCCGGGACGACCTTGCGTTGCAGGACGGCGACCACGGCTCCCAGGTACTCGTTTGCATAGGCATTGAGGTCCCCGTCCCGGCATTCCCCGGTGAGCCGAGCGGCTTCCCGCAGGCCCTCCTCGGGCGAGCGGTCCATGTCCAGGCCCATCTGGAGGCATTGGGCCAGTCCGAACCGGGCGGCCATGTGGCCCTGCTCCGAGGCGGCTGTGAGCCAGCGGATCGCCTCGGCGTCGTCGCGCTCCACGCCCAGGCCGAAGCGGCACATCACGCCCGTGCGGAACTGCGCCTCCCGGTCGCCCTGCAACGCCCGGCACTTCAGATCGGGAAAGGCCTCCTCGAATCGAAGGGCGTCATAGCGGCGGAGGGCCTCCTCCATGGGACCGCAGTCCTGCGCCGCCGCGCCGAAGACGTTTCCGAGAAGGATCACAACCGCAAGAATCCATGTCCAACGCATCAGGGATCTCCGTAGATGACAAATCCGGCCCAGTAAAAGGGATTGCCCGAACGACCCGCCTTCCGCTCGGCGGCGAGTCGATCCAGCATCGCCTGATGGAAGGCCTCGTCCACCGGCATGTTTTGGTTAAGAAAACGTTCATACATGTCGACCATGGTCCGCCGCGTTTCCTCGTCGGGAACGCTCCACAGGCTGACGATTAGATGGCGCGCTCCGGCTAGGAGAAACGAGCGCCGCAGGCCGTACACGCCGTCGGCGTCGACGATGGCCCCCAGCCCTGTGCCGCAGGCCGACAGCGTCACCAGTTCCGTTTCCGCGAGGTCCAATCCCAGCACCTCCTCGGCCGTGAGGACGCCCTGCGCGGCCAGGCGGTTCCCGTTCTCGGCGTCAGCGGCCCCGGCCAGGATCAGGCCCGACCGAAGCAGCGGATCGGCGGCGGGAGACAGCCAGGCCTGGACCGAGTCGTTCCCGCTCGCCTCGATGCGGAAGGAGCGCCGCCCGCCGGTAACGGCGGCGTCCCCGTCGTCCAGGAAGAATCCGTGGGTAGCCAGGTGCAGCACCCTGGGGCGGCGCACGCCGAACAGGGCCGACTTGCTGGCGGCGGCCCCGGTGAAGAGCTGCGCGTCCTTGCCTGCCAGCGCCCGGATGGCCTGGCCCTCCGCTTCGGTGCCCGGCAGGGGCGCAAGGGAGAGCCGCACCACCCGGCTGTCGCCGCCGGGCTTGGGGGACTCCGCAACGCCCGCGCCGGCCCCGGCCGTGGTCCCGAAGTCCGGGTTGGCCAGGATGACGACCGCGCCGTCTCCTTTGCCCGGCATTTTCGGCCGGGCCAGCTCCCTAGCCGTGGCCAGATAAGTGATGCACCACTGCTCGGCCAGAAAGGCGCCGTCCTCCCGTTGCAGGATCTCCAGCGGCAACCGCTGGAGCGAACCGTCCGGAACCACCAGCAATTGCCGGGCGCCTTCAAGGGCCGGGGCCAGGGGATCGACCAGCAGGGTCCGCAGCCGCCGGGCCTGTGCGCCCAGGACGGAGGCGTCGGCCCGGCTTCCCTTGACGATCTCCCCGCGCCAGGCGGCGATGGCGTCATCCACTTCACCGGCGTTGCCCAGGGCGGCCAGCCGGACGTCGCCATGGGGCCGGACCACGAAGGCCCAGTAGCCGCCGGGCCGCTCCGCAGCCGGGGGGAGGTGGACGAAATCAACCAGCGCCGCATTCGCGGGCAGGGAAAGCGATTCCGGCGTGACGCCAAGCCTCCCGGCCTCCCGGTTCTTCCGGTGCAGGGTGCGCAGGAGTTCGTCCCGCCTAGCCGTCAGCTCGGCGATGACCGCGCGGCCGTTGCGGTCTTCAGAAGAGGGGGCGTACGCCGCGTAGGCCAGTTGGGAACGCAGGGAGGCCAACTCCGCCTCCGCCCCGGTTCCCCCTACGAGGGCCTGCCGATACAGGGCCTGGGACTCGAAGAAGGCGCCCTTGCGGTTGAGCCAGACCGCATAGAGTTGCCCGGGAGCAAGCGAGGCGTCCCCGGCGCGGAGAAGCAGCTCGATGTTGCCCTTGGAGGAGGTGAGATACGCCTTGCGCTGGGCCTCGGACGGCAGGCGCTGGGCCATGTCCGCCTGCCGGATGCCGACCCGCTCCGCCCGGAGAAGCGTCGCGTACCCGTCCTTTTCCCTGCCCATGGCGAGTTCGGCCCGGCCGAGCGTGGAC
The Desulfovibrio sp. Huiquan2017 genome window above contains:
- a CDS encoding GntR family transcriptional regulator; the encoded protein is MLSPPKKNKYIEIAEQFIEQVVEGSLSPGDKIASVRETAIRMGVTPNTAANAHAHLRNLGIIRPLHGKGSVVTDDAPSICRAYIETLFTEHEIPIIRQRASLLGLSEQQILELLKSDEAHKEKS
- a CDS encoding MFS transporter, with product MNKKMLALVSAAYLGTFMATLDISIVNVALPAIQQSLNVSMGGMQWIIDAYAVCLAAFLLAAGGLSCRFGMKRVWMLGIAGFVFSSFACSVADSLHLLLLGRGFQGGFAALIIPGALSIIFQSIKDERARSRIVGGWSACTAIALICGPGLGGLLVDTVGWEGIFILNIPIGAITLFLGAWGIREFVAEERLPLDIAGQVLSVLFIGGMVYALIEAGGAGGGLSPLVLATFSISLVLLPVFFFVEKRAVQPLVPFSLFKSSAFSLSNIASFFLGFSYYSSLFFLSLFFQEAQGLTATQAGSRMVPAFAFTAIASFSFGRLSARFSGQKLLVASYLLIGIAMSALGFSIATTPYWYTGLCLCLLGVGSGLAVPATSVSVLNHADSGNLSIASSVMNALRQAGMAFGIAILGSIMNITSLFSAREKLSVAGVEDAVSRAHSLMMGRQPIGQHEIDIYHTATAYGFNWAMFIAGGACLAVGVVLALHGSRCRQD
- a CDS encoding CHAT domain-containing tetratricopeptide repeat protein, which gives rise to MQPGGKNTYRISAVWLICLVSALVACPALAAKLPQSFFAVKAKIPMIALEGLPARDAELYTEYYQALHDWDGGKALPIMKERVELAEKSMPPKIRALLLAEYAQLLFSTGDSDAGLKAAKGSLRLLPQLDNQGQRTVSFALIYVCRDRFLAGDLGSGEAIQEPLFKELKSTLPPQVFPKMERMFLGQVYNAYRERYVLSDARVAILESWLLEKPDQIDLKFESEIRLLLAIQYRIRGDLPKMEKHLERAHAIWRDQPDKEYRLYQYHALLGDFFLDFGNPEAARAEYEKGLALAGKNYVSADMRVTGLQVRLAKALLAEGKSGAAEKLCREVVRTVTDNRGQFAYEVAQAYSILSRIAALGRDREKAWKLLNRAREIAERVIPADHPERWANRMAFARDALALGRAGEAAEAARQVIEACQDLGGDDNPLTFAALSTLGRAELAMGREKDGYATLLRAERVGIRQADMAQRLPSEAQRKAYLTSSKGNIELLLRAGDASLAPGQLYAVWLNRKGAFFESQALYRQALVGGTGAEAELASLRSQLAYAAYAPSSEDRNGRAVIAELTARRDELLRTLHRKNREAGRLGVTPESLSLPANAALVDFVHLPPAAERPGGYWAFVVRPHGDVRLAALGNAGEVDDAIAAWRGEIVKGSRADASVLGAQARRLRTLLVDPLAPALEGARQLLVVPDGSLQRLPLEILQREDGAFLAEQWCITYLATARELARPKMPGKGDGAVVILANPDFGTTAGAGAGVAESPKPGGDSRVVRLSLAPLPGTEAEGQAIRALAGKDAQLFTGAAASKSALFGVRRPRVLHLATHGFFLDDGDAAVTGGRRSFRIEASGNDSVQAWLSPAADPLLRSGLILAGAADAENGNRLAAQGVLTAEEVLGLDLAETELVTLSACGTGLGAIVDADGVYGLRRSFLLAGARHLIVSLWSVPDEETRRTMVDMYERFLNQNMPVDEAFHQAMLDRLAAERKAGRSGNPFYWAGFVIYGDP
- a CDS encoding TetR/AcrR family transcriptional regulator, translating into MSQKDGGRTTPKQMDGLPKVRETRRMFLLDTAEAVFLKKGYEAATVNDILEAAKLSKGGFYHYFKSKDEVLDALKSRYTRYFLDTVEAKVKAFPANLADKRFHAWIHAYAEAYLATVALHNLVYHSVHAQKTNEDRVAITRQIEQLLEEGVAQGAWTLSFPHLTATIIYSAIHGVMDDAIARDLKNATVLIEQTSDSLRRLLL
- a CDS encoding sigma 54-interacting transcriptional regulator, which translates into the protein MDKNTFFRNGVEAITSSLIIEDALTKCLRFMQTLMPMDIMSIHLWEGSLNSLRIAATTNGKIKMASSILIPIPKRYRGIPEWLQNENLKIYNNFREDPISVLVQEALVPIFGPHEYSHMIMRVKIEEERICDVVALAKGPDRYTWEHAELFEMLHSTFGIAVSNALHHREIMQMKDRLMEDNRILKERLSNWSTTNIVGAHAGMQHVVRRIKQVGNTNAPVLILGETGTGKDVVASALQEQSSRRDRAFVRLNCGAIPESLLDTELFGHEKGAFTGAHITHIGRIERADGGTLFLDEVGELSQSAQAKLLRVLQNGEIERIGGSSTRHVDVRVIAATHCDLEAMVADGRFRADLYYRLSVFPIIIPPLRERLSDIQLLTDSLIKKCSTNMNIAPPTLAPGAINVLLGYNWPGNVRELANVIERAMINNPEGPLTFPELNFGVQTNSDRTAPLPILDELVPLDEINRKYINYVLENVDGKIHGPGGAAEILEINPHTLRSRMDKLGISYRKQANSKSGTR
- a CDS encoding SEL1-like repeat protein — translated: MRWTWILAVVILLGNVFGAAAQDCGPMEEALRRYDALRFEEAFPDLKCRALQGDREAQFRTGVMCRFGLGVERDDAEAIRWLTAASEQGHMAARFGLAQCLQMGLDMDRSPEEGLREAARLTGECRDGDLNAYANEYLGAVVAVLQRKVVPEINQGQRILDGGKGNREEVQVHFHAAEQWLAWLTHAGPPVSQNANGLLGHVYSQYFLYGLTPLYPDLYSKSERILKGRSRAIDLNQLRRTQGMP
- a CDS encoding integrase core domain-containing protein, giving the protein MNWRQDYNESRPHSSQDNLTPMEFAIHSGQLSGMDGLERRRELTQART